The nucleotide window ACTCGATAAAGATTGTAAATTTCTATCTTCTTTCTATCCATTTTCCACTCAACCAACCAAAAGAATTGTTCATAACACATACAAAATATACAATTAATACTAAATTTCACGGCAAACCAAAAATCATCAACCCCCCAATACATTTCTAAGTCGTGCCTTTTGTTCAGCCGTTAACTTGGTCGGAAACTGAATTTCAAACTTGATCCTTAGATTGCCTCTATTCCCAGGCTCTTTCGTTATTGGCATCCCCTCCATTGCGACGGCAAGCTCATAACCAGGACTAATAATATCCGTTACAGGAATTGACAGGTCACGACTGTCGAGTGTTGTTAGGTTGACTGTTGTCCCTCCAATCGCCTCGGCTAGATTTACCTTGCGAGTAATAACAAGGTCATTTCCGTCTCTTTTGTAAATATCATGGGGTTTTTCGTCAATGATGAATAGTAAATCAGCTGGAAGCTGGTTTGCCTGCCCGTTTCCTTTATCTGGGAAAGTAATCTTTGTTCCTTTCTTCCATCCAGGTTTCACTTCTATTGTTAGAATTTCGGTTTCTGGTATTTGCCTCCTGCAATATCAAAAAATAAGAGTATatctatgaatatgaatatgatgaGCTGGCGATTAAGGATTGATTGGACATATACCCATTAGCATCAATGACTGTCCTGGAGATCTTCATTTTCCTTGTTGATCCTGAATAGAGTTCCTCAAGGCTACAAGGCAATTTACTCTCGACTGGTGGAGGTTTCGTCCGGAAAATATTGTCTGTGCTGCCAAATCCTCCGAACATTCCACCTCCACCATCCGATTGGAATCTCATTGATCTTCCAGGGCCTGACGATCCAAATGCCCAAGGACTAGTCCCAAAGAACTCTGCAAAGATATCTTCTGCATTTCTTGGATTAAACCCTTTAGAGCCGGCTCCATTGCTGCTTGGTGGTGGCATGTCTTTTAGCCCTTCTTCGCCATGCTGATCATAAATTGTTCTCTTTTGCGGATCGCTCAACACCTGAGACGAATAATTAGCAGATCTTAAATGGGTCATTAATAAAGAAACTGTAGGAAAAATCTGAAACAAAATCCAGGAAGCTATTGGGAAAAGAAGAAGAATTTGCCTCATAACCTTCAGAGATCTGCTTGAATCTTGCTTCTGCCTCAATTTTATCATTTGGGTTCTTGTCAGGATGCCATTTCATTGCCAATCTTCTATATGACTTCTTAAGATCATCTTCTGTTGCATTCTTATCTACCTTCAATACGCTATAGTAATCGACACCCATTTCTTTCTCCTCTCTTCGTTGTCAAAAAATCCCAGCAAATCAAGATCTAAAATTCATGAAACTTATACAATCAATCCCCAGATGAAAAGATTGAACCTTCGATTATGTTATAGTCTGCCAAAACAATTTCTCTCTCTTAAATATCTTATGAGCTGATATGGTGAGGATTCAATTGATTGACATTGTCAACaggaaaaaaaaaaatcaaacttggCCTCTAGGTGTCGATTAAAAAAATGTGTTCTTGGTAGCTTCCAAGAAGAAAGAAATGAAAATGAGTTTGCGGGTTTATACCAGAGGATAAAATAAGAATCTGGGAGTGGATTGAATTTTGTTTCCATTCATTGTCTGAATAAGATCAAACATAGATGGAGAGTCCGCTATAAATAACCGAAACCAACAGAATCAATAGAACATTAGCCTTTACTTTTTGTCTTTTGTTTATGACATAGTAATAAAAAAACTTGTCTAATTATAGAAACTCTATCACTTGATATATTATTAAGGATAAATTTGATGAAGTAGCCAAAAAAAAAATGTCAATGCCATTTGATAAAGTAAACTATTTACGGAGAATATGAATCATATAAGCAGTCGAAACCTGATACCTGATTTGAGGCCCGAAAATGTGGACGCCATGATTCCAAAACACACCAGGATGACGTTCTCACTAGATATGACACTATAACATACTTGAAATCAATCAGCCTTCCCCCCTGTTAGTGATTTCAGCTCAGGATTACCTTCCAACAACGGACTCTAACAGCTTTGCAACCTTGGGCATTTTCTTCAACCAACATTTCGACACTGCTCGGTCGTAGATCTCCTTGGTAATTTCATCAGGTTCACATTCATCCATGATCATGAACTTCCGAAGTGAAATTATATCCCAAAACTTACCTCTACGAAATAATGCTTCCAATATGATATTGTAAATCACAGTAGTCGGTTTCAGGCCATACTCCTCTAACATATGACTCCTAAGCCGCATAGCTATGGATATCTTCCCCTCGTTACAGAGGCCAAGTATTAAGGATGCCATAGTATAAGCATCTGGATTTAGTCTCAGACTATTCATATTCCTGATCACTTCACCCAACAGTAATTGATTCTTCTCTTTTATGCAACCATGTATTAGAATGTTATACGAGATTAAATCAGGAGAAATTCCAGAATCTCTAAAAGCAAATAAAAGGGTACGTGCTCTTTGAAGTAAATTGCTCTCACAAAGTTTTTGCAGTAGCACATTTAAAGTGACTGTATTCGGAATAGCGCCAAATTGGTTCAGAATTTCCAGCAATTCAAACTCTGAAAACTTGCCTACTGTACAGAAATACTGAATAAAGCAAGTTAAACCAACAACATCAAGCTTAATACCTTTACACTCCATGAGGTCCAAAATCCTTCGGATCATTGACGTGTCCTGTTGTTTACATGCCGCGTTCAAAATTATATTGAAGGAACACACGTCAGGCCCGGTCACTTCCCAGTCAAAGCCCTTAAGGAGCTCCAGAGCCTCATCTGTGTGTCCTTCTGTACAAAAACCTTGTAAAACTGTGTTGTATGATACATTAGTTGGCAAAATACCATTTTTTCTCATATTCTCTAATTCAACTAAAGCTACTCTTGATCTGTGCTGAAGACACAAACAGTGGAAATATAAATTACAAACGGCAACATCCTTGCAGCCCTTGGAAATCACCTCACCCAATAATATAGAGGCACTGTTGACTTTACCGACTTTTAAAAGTCCTCCGCCCAAAGAAGCAAAAGAAAAAGGGTCAGGAGAAAGCCCTTTCAAACCCATTTCATGAAGAAGCTTCACAGCATCATCCACTCTATCTCTGTGACAAAGTTCTCGGAGAATGATATTGTAGGTAAGCAAATCTGGATCACACCCTTCTTTTTCCATCGCTAGCAAAGTACTTAGCGCTTTATCAATCCACCCATAGTTGCAAAAAAACTTAATAGTTACAGTGTATGTAATGACATTTGGCTTACATCCATCAAGTTCCATCACCTTTAAACAATGGAAAATATCTGTCTCGAGTCCTTCCTGGCCAAAGCCATAAATCAAAGCTGTATATGCAGATATGTTATGAGTTATTCCCTTCATCTTCATCAAATAAAACAATCTCAAAGCAGTGTAACTCTGACCAGACTTGCACAAAGCCCAAATAATCGGGTTATAACTATATCCACCACGTAAACGATTCTTGTCCAGCAGAAAAGATACCATCAAACAAGCCTCTTGTATCATACCAGCTTTACAAAGTGAAGAATTCAGCAAATTTAATGTCGGTTGAGTTGGAACATAATCCAACTCCATCATCAATTCGAACACGGAAAGACAATCACATAAACTACTCGAACCAAGAGATTTCCGCAACATTGTCGACAAAAACGTAAACGATGGCACAAACCCACTATCACACATATCTTTAGCTACTGACAACGCCTCTCTAAAAGCCCTTAAATTCAGCATTCCATTAAGAAGTATATTAAAGGTATGCACATTTGGGGTAGGCCCAAGTGTCATCATTTTAGCATACACTTCGACTAATAGGGGCAGCGAGGGACAATCCGATTTTATGTAAGAATATATCAAATTATTGTAATCCATAACCGTAGGCTTTCCAGGAAGCACATTTTTCACTGAATCCAAAGAGTGCAAAGCTTTATTAAAATCACCTGAAGAAGCATACCTCGTCATTCTACGCATCAATTCGAGGTAATTGCAATCATTCGAGCTGGTTTCTTCGCCTGATTCCTCAGTCTCGAGAGCACAATGCGAAAATGAATGCAAAAGGAAGCGACTTTTTAGGCGAATCCCAGGCGCATATCTAAGTGCAGGCACTGTACAAAGAGGCATGGAATCAAATTTCGCATTTAGGAGAACATATGAAGCAAAATATTATTGCTTTTTCTTCTGGGTTTCCTGGAAAAAGTATAATTTAAGAGTTCAGCATAGTTTCAGACAATTTTATAATGAAATTTGATGAAAAACtgaaagaaagtttgtatttttgAGTTGAAGTCAATTGAATACGAGACTGATAAACCCTATTAAAAGAGCGGTAGTAAAAATGCGTTGGAGGGTTTAAGCATTATTAACTCAATTACACGTCGTCGTTTAAAGGCGGGCTTCTAAAGCCCGAACCCGCATGATAAAATAGCCATTGTTTATTTCTGAACACCCACTGAAGAATTTAAATACGAGTATTTTTTTTTTCCCTTCCGAGAGTAGCTTAATATTTGATtttcattaattaaaaaaaattatttgatcttccaaaaattattactttaaatagtagtatattttatttatttattttcaaatAATATAAAATATTTTGAGCTATCAATTACTACCTATCCTATGCATTTGAATAGTTACGGTTTGAAGTTTTTCACACATTAATATGATCTCCAATACATAAATTTTCAATTCTACACCATTTTGCTCTCTATTAAATAAGAGAGTGTGGAAGATAAATTAGTGGAGGAATAAAAAATGAAAAAATATATTGAAATTCTAAAGACGTCAATTATTTAAAACGAAAAAAATCATTATAAACGTCATCTAGTTGAATACAGAGAGCGCGATTTAGGGCGTCATTGATAACCTATTTACTGGATTATGGATAACAGTTTTATGCAAGCATTTCGAGTACATTGGAAAGATGATCCTAGTCGCAACGGAGATTAATCTGACAGCGACATGGACTATCTAAGAAAAGCTGAAAGAGAGACCATGTAGCTATATTCTGTTAATAGATTTTCTATTTCCAACATTTACAAATCTAAGTCTGTATACATGATTATATGAACAGGCTCATTCGTTTCATGAGCAAAAGAATAAGATATGCAACCAATGTAATCTACGGTCCTTAACTTAATCCTCTTCAAAACTCTGACTAACAGTTTTACTGTCACTAAGCCAGCCAGGAGAAAAGACGGTTTTGTCTATTAGTCTAGGGATGTTGCAGAGTACTCGAAAAGAAGGCGTTTTGAAGGTGCAGATTGTAATAGCACTCGCAAACGACTCGTTAGCTTGTAAATTAAGGTCCATTGCATAGCCATCTCTGAGTCCTTCATCTGCCTGCTGATGGAAGCCTACGAGGAAAAAAGAAAATGAGAACATCAAGAATTCAAAATTTTCAATTTCAGCCAATACTGTTTCTTAGCATCACATATTCTTGAATTTCTAGAAGAAAAGATGAAAATTAGGATTACCTGAAGATGTTTCCCAAGTTGCACCTCGACTTCTGTGCCGAAAGAAATATTATTGGCAAGTGATTTTAAGGGATCAACTCTGGGATCAACAGAGAGTAAAGAAGGAATTTGTGGGGCATAAACTAGCCTCCACCTAGCCTGGCCAAATTCTCCTTTCCCTTCTATTCTAGGCATCAAAGTTTCAAGTGTTGCAGTTGCAAGCTTCTTGAATGCAAGTTGGCCGTCACCTTCCAATATAGACTCTGCTAGCTGACTCTCGAAGACTCTAGCAGCCTTTTCTCAAAACATGggaaataattaattgtaaatcaaATTCCATTTCAAAGGCTGAAGTTACAGATTGGACCCAACTTGGGATAAGGAAGTAGATTTGATATTACCTCAGTAGGTGAAAGGACATCCTGCTCAACGGAACGGGTCGAAGTCACAACTAATTTATCCTGCCAGTTGCTAGCTCTGCTATGAATCCGGAACTGCCACTCTGATCCAACCAAAACTAGGTCTAGCATTGGATCTAGTCCTTGTTCAGGCTCAAATTTTGCTACATTTAGGTGTTCTCGCTTCAGTCTAACCTGAATATTGAAACATCAATGTTAGAGTATTCAATGAAGAACACCACCTGATGAAATAAACTCAGAAAAGAGAAGCATAGCAAGGTAGAAATGTCATAGCGCTAGCTAGCTCACCTGAGTAGCAACGAGATTCACGTCACCATTTTCAAATGTTAGAGTGCCTCTGGGTTTAATCCATTTAGGATGAGCCCGACCATTCAGCTCAAGCTCTCCACTAACAGCAAAATTAAGAATCAAAGGATAAACTATCCTTAGTTCTGGGCCCAGAACAAGCTTCAAATCAGTTAAGCAGATATCTAGATCCGGTTTTATGTTCACCAATTCGATTTCCTTTTCAGCTTCAGCTGACTTAGCTGCAAAAAGTGTACGACAGAAGTTACAGAACTAATAAACACGTTGACCAACGTAAAATAAGAGATAACACAGCTATTGACTAATGGTACAAGTCCACCGACCTAATTAAGCAACGGATAATTTATCTTTTACTATTATAGATATTTGAACCCAATTGCTAATCCTATGCAAACTAAGTTAAATTTACTTTCAATGAGAGGCATTTGtatctaataatgataaaaaaacaaAGATCTCATTTAATTGAACTACAAGCAAATATGACCAGAGGGTTGCAGGAATTTCGCCGTGGAAGAAGCAGATTCAGACTTGAAAAAGCGTGAAACATATCTTGAAGCTAGCACTCGATTGACACCAGCACCTGGAAGCCTGGACTGATTTGCTGTCAACTTATTTAATGAACCGGTTCCGTTACCCTTATCATGTGGTAAATATGCTTCCCCGTGGCTCAATTTAATATTTCCGGAAATGTTTGGTTGCAATATGGAACCAGTTATCTGCATTTGAGTATCAACCTGGCCACTGATTATGGTGGGCCATTAGTTCTGTGTGCATGATATAGCAATTTTGACATAATTATGCTGTAATTTAAGCTTAACCTGAATAAATATAATCATGAATCGTTACTGAGGCACAGAAAccattttctcattttttttttttttttttgacataatTTTGATGAAAAACACAGGCAGAAAGATTATGGGATAAATCTAGTGTATCAACAGATGCTTGCCAAATAACAAAAATCCAAAATAAACAAATCACAGTCTCACATGTTGCTAAAGATCTTTGGTGAAATCTATACGTACCTTAGaatatttttcgctcgtacttctaGGACTTCACATTTCAAGTCAATTTTGTCACCAAGAGATGCCTCGCTTTTTCTGAGGGGCAGATTCCCTTTAAGAGACAGCTTTCCCCATCTGCTCACCCTGCTCTCCAACAAAGGAATGCACAGCCTATTAGACTTCACATGCACCGTGCCACCAAAGTTTGTGAGTGGTTTACGGAGCACAGGTGACGACATGGATGCCCTGTGGAATGATGCAGATCCATCGAGAACTGGTTGTTCAACAGTACCTCTGACCTGTAGGAATGAATATTAACCAAAAAAATTACAAAGCAACTTACGATGATAATAGATTGTATGTCAACATTTTCGTCATGGGTTTGTAGTTTTCCTGAGACAAAATGACCTAAGACGAAAAAAAAAAGTTCATTGACTTGACTTACCTGAAGCATGATATCAGCGCTGCCATTAAGCCACTTAGCATGGGGAGATAAAGCTGTTAAGAGCATCATGCCACCGTCCTTTATATCAGCATCGACCCTAACTTCACCTACATCCAAGACATTCCAGTTTAAACCTTTCAGACTTTCTGCTAACTGCGTATTCCAGGCCTCATCATTTCTCTCTCTAAAAACATTTATCTCGCTAGCTTCACCAGCTGACCCTCCCCCATCCTTCTGTTTCATCCAGCCAGGGACCCAAGTTGTCCCACTTCTTTCAGTCTCTTTATCTTCTTCTTCTGAATTGCTGTAGTGGACGGAAATAGGAACACTTCCTTGTATGTGTACGTGACCAATTTGAACTACTGGTTCGAATTTGGCATTAAATAGAAAACGACTACGTGAGGTTAAAGAAACGACGACTTCCGCTCGACCCAGATCAATCCCACCGATGGCACCATCCAGGAGCCGTACTTGTACATCACACTCTGGTTTTGCAAGAGTTCCTCTGAGATCTCCTTCCATGTGAAGTATACCTCCAATTGGGGCCAGCAGCTGTCGCAAGGAATGGACAGCGACAGTGGCTGAAGACTCAAATACCTGAACCAGAGTTGGGACTAAACTAATAGGAAAATTAAGGACAGCAAAATGAAGATTGCTTTTTGGTCCCAATAGAGTTCCATCAGCATGGACCGTGGCATTATCCTGAAGGATGAAAAGTTTATCAAGGCGCAAACCATCATCATTACTATAAGCACCCACTGCCAGAACTCTCTGAGTTTTATATGTTCCCCATTCCCAGTCCTCACCTTGAAAGTCAAAAATCAGCCTGCAATTCGACAAAAGAACATTGACGATAAGAGGTAGATTCCATGCAAAGCCAATCTTTACTCGTGGTATGAGTAACAAAGTTTCCAAAAAGTAACACAACCCGATATGATTGCAAAGGGAATCGGCAGGAGTTTTGCAAGACTATATTTGATTATTCTACTTTAGAGACCATATTAAATTATTTCCACCTGTATGGCTACATAGAGAAATTAACAACATATACCATCGTGTCCCCGTTTCCTCCACCACTAGCATCCAGAGAGCCATGCCAGCGGCCTCTCAGTTCAGCTAAACCGGGAAGACTAATGTCCTCATGAATAACTTCATTTGATGGAGTATAATGCTCCTGAATAACCTGAAAATTTACGACTTCTCAATTTTAGAAAATGTATAAAATTGAATTGCTTAATGTCTTAAACAATCTGAGTGATATGAACAGGAAAGGAAGGAAACATAACACAACCATTTACAAGTTAACAACCATGAAAGTTTATAGATTATGTATATCATAACATACATCAAGTAATTCTTGAAGGCTCTCAGAATATAATCCCACTGATGGCAAATTTTGAATGAAGAAGTCCTGCAAACATCATGGAAATACACGTGATCAATTACTTTTCAACAGAACGCCTAATTGAAAGCGTTACACTGCGGGAATAGTAGTTATTTCTTATGCATTTGATTTAGACAAACCTTTGATCTAGAACGGACAGCAGGATCTGTACTTCGTGAAAGTAGCCTAGCAAGTGGAAGCATCTCTGCAACATCAGCTCGAGGAACTTCAAGTCTCATTCTCCACCTTCCCATTGAGGATATGACTGTACCCAGATGCCCGGCCATCGCCCTTTTAAACAAGCTACCCATTTCGTTTCCAGCCAAGTTCCGATCTCGGGACCCAGGCAACACATATTCACCTTGGAGCTCATAGCGGCTATTCATTTGCTCCAGAATTGACTTTTCAATGGTGATCTATTCAAATAGGTCAGGTAACATGAGTTGCATCATTTACTAATACATATTCAATAAGATAAAAGGAGTACCAACACGTAGATCTTGTGAAGGCGTTATAAAGTCAACAAAGGATTCTAAGTAAGTGAAGTAAACAGTAGTAcattttaaaagaaaaagaaaagagaaaagagaaATCGTGTTTGGCAGGTGCTGGAAGTCATAGCATGAAGAAAAACTGATCATTTTATTCCAAAAATATGTTCTAGTGGAAATGAGGACAGTTCAATGTCTATTCCAAAACATCTCAACCAGACAATAATAACAGAGACTTGGAGGATTCTTCAAGAATATCTAAAACAAGTAGTAGTAAAAAGGTATCCACTGTGAGTTAAAGGCTCTCTATGATTGACTTGCAACCATCCTTACTAGTCAGTTATTAAGCTTAAAACAGGAACTATTTCAGTTAAGAAAAAAGCTTATCACCAAAACATTCACAATTATTCCTGGTCGTGAGGATCCCCAAATCAGAATGAACATGAAGGTGAGACAAGGATGGAAAGAATGTTAAATTAGGCACTCACCACATCCCCGCTCCATCTAGCAGCCACATCTAAGGCTTCACCAAGCACCCCACTGAACTTTGGCCTAAGAACAGATAGCACACCGTGGCCCTTTCTTTTCTGAAGATTAAGTTGGATTTCCGCCTGAAAAGTACGCAAGTAACAGAACCGAATTATCAATAGGCT belongs to Rutidosis leptorrhynchoides isolate AG116_Rl617_1_P2 unplaced genomic scaffold, CSIRO_AGI_Rlap_v1 contig364, whole genome shotgun sequence and includes:
- the LOC139883173 gene encoding uncharacterized protein isoform X1 — protein: MGVDYYSVLKVDKNATEDDLKKSYRRLAMKWHPDKNPNDKIEAEARFKQISEGYEANSSSLSQVLSDPQKRTIYDQHGEEGLKDMPPPSSNGAGSKGFNPRNAEDIFAEFFGTSPWAFGSSGPGRSMRFQSDGGGGMFGGFGSTDNIFRTKPPPVESKLPCSLEELYSGSTRKMKISRTVIDANGRQIPETEILTIEVKPGWKKGTKITFPDKGNGQANQLPADLLFIIDEKPHDIYKRDGNDLVITRKVNLAEAIGGTTVNLTTLDSRDLSIPVTDIISPGYELAVAMEGMPITKEPGNRGNLRIKFEIQFPTKLTAEQKARLRNVLGG
- the LOC139883173 gene encoding uncharacterized protein isoform X2, which codes for MGVDYYSVLKVDKNATEDDLKKSYRRLAMKWHPDKNPNDKIEAEARFKQISEGYEVLSDPQKRTIYDQHGEEGLKDMPPPSSNGAGSKGFNPRNAEDIFAEFFGTSPWAFGSSGPGRSMRFQSDGGGGMFGGFGSTDNIFRTKPPPVESKLPCSLEELYSGSTRKMKISRTVIDANGRQIPETEILTIEVKPGWKKGTKITFPDKGNGQANQLPADLLFIIDEKPHDIYKRDGNDLVITRKVNLAEAIGGTTVNLTTLDSRDLSIPVTDIISPGYELAVAMEGMPITKEPGNRGNLRIKFEIQFPTKLTAEQKARLRNVLGG
- the LOC139883183 gene encoding uncharacterized protein, which codes for MPLCTVPALRYAPGIRLKSRFLLHSFSHCALETEESGEETSSNDCNYLELMRRMTRYASSGDFNKALHSLDSVKNVLPGKPTVMDYNNLIYSYIKSDCPSLPLLVEVYAKMMTLGPTPNVHTFNILLNGMLNLRAFREALSVAKDMCDSGFVPSFTFLSTMLRKSLGSSSLCDCLSVFELMMELDYVPTQPTLNLLNSSLCKAGMIQEACLMVSFLLDKNRLRGGYSYNPIIWALCKSGQSYTALRLFYLMKMKGITHNISAYTALIYGFGQEGLETDIFHCLKVMELDGCKPNVITYTVTIKFFCNYGWIDKALSTLLAMEKEGCDPDLLTYNIILRELCHRDRVDDAVKLLHEMGLKGLSPDPFSFASLGGGLLKVGKVNSASILLGEVISKGCKDVAVCNLYFHCLCLQHRSRVALVELENMRKNGILPTNVSYNTVLQGFCTEGHTDEALELLKGFDWEVTGPDVCSFNIILNAACKQQDTSMIRRILDLMECKGIKLDVVGLTCFIQYFCTVGKFSEFELLEILNQFGAIPNTVTLNVLLQKLCESNLLQRARTLLFAFRDSGISPDLISYNILIHGCIKEKNQLLLGEVIRNMNSLRLNPDAYTMASLILGLCNEGKISIAMRLRSHMLEEYGLKPTTVIYNIILEALFRRGKFWDIISLRKFMIMDECEPDEITKEIYDRAVSKCWLKKMPKVAKLLESVVGR